The Mercenaria mercenaria strain notata chromosome 1, MADL_Memer_1, whole genome shotgun sequence nucleotide sequence AAAACCAAATGCTTGTCTTTTGTACTCAAAATTTTTGGGAATCTtgctgtaaattttcaaaattttccaaacaAGGTAAAAATCTTTGGGAAAGTCGCAAGgggccaaaattttaaaattaacaactttCAAAGCAACTGTGCGCACTGAAATCGGGGCAGTTTCCCCGGGCATGCGTAAGGGGTACTATAATCGGCGTCCTCTGCGCCTTTCGTTCGCAAACCCACATTCTTTTTTTtaacctaatttttttttttagatgatAGACCAAAAGGCACCCGATGTAGCCCGGGCCCACTGGGTTTTTTTTTGgtaggaaaattatttttttgggcccaaattgccacgaaaattttaaaaaaatgtttaaacagttaaaataaaggaACTCTTATatctgaatttgtttgtttgttattttttggggggtttaacgccgttttcgacagtatttcagtcatgtaacggcgggagtTAACCTTTAAACATTATTTAAGTCATACACACGATGGTTTTTACTTTTAGCAGTTGTGGTGCTGAATCGCTGGAAGATCATgtcgtagacatgtgacatgatacacCACCCAGTCACATGATATACttacaccgggctgaccagtcctagtaaatcctcttaatactgagcgcccagtgatgaagctactagtaccatttttaagtctttggtatgacgccaCCAGGGATAGAACCCATGACctctaggctatcgaggcggtggAACCGGTTGATCATGATTGGCCATTATTATGTATTATAGGAATAAAGAACAATTTCAAGCCTTTATATATGACTGATCGACTTTTAAATCATTATATGTTAAAAAAACCCGAAGCATTTCCTCATAattgaaatgtgttttttttttttttttttttataaatcttttatCATCTCATTATTTAAcgaaatatcattttatgttttagagTAGTTTTGAATGCAAAATGTTGAATTTATCATATTCTTCTATGCTTTTGTTAATGTCATTATTTACCTTTTTTGGTTCGCGCAGCTCACTCTATTGAAACGTAGGCGATACAAACTTTGCGTACATGTTTGAACAACTCATCGGGTGTTTTATAGATATTAATTATTCTACGAAATTCCAAATCCGGGTTTATAAAGTCCAGTTACACAGGGCATATCTAATGACAAACTGAAATAtcctgtatttgtttttttttaaagaatggtCTTCACCGAACAGGATAGACATCCTAGAAAAGCAAAAAATTTACATGAGTTTGCAAAAACAAATCACGTGATGTACGATGAGGTACTATTTAAGAACCGCTCTGCCTGCTAACTTTACAGGCTAAGAGTGAAATCTACAGTACAGGAAAAGAGTAGTGACAATAAGAACAGTAATCATGGTAAGTTAAATTAATATTATTCAGTAATAGTTTTATAGCATGCCAAGGAAATTTACGACCTACCATGTTAGTTGTAatgtgttaaagtttttgtttagcTTTTGTTAGTTTAAAATGATTAAGGATTGTCTGACAAAATTCAATATTCATTAAACTGATATGAAGATTTCAAATGTAAGAATATTCTAGATTTATGCccattttaaatgatattcagAATGGTCGACTTTGTTTACGAAATATAGTGATGGTTAAATGGAATATTTTTCCcaatattaattttgtagatTTCTGAAATTTTAGCCTGATTGTATAAAACAGGTAACTAGCTTAAGATGAGCTGTTCTGTGAACAGAGAAAATTCAAAATTGATTATCCTGGATATAAGCAACACTgatttcaaaactttaatcttTGCTTCAATTCAATTATTATCGTTTGCTTATGTACTCAACATGGTCCGCAAAAACGattcttttaataaattttatgtagtttttttatttttatatagacACTGAAGAGGTATAATGCTCGGTTCTAAGAAAAAAGATAATGACATGTCTACGCTTGAGAGTAGAAACTAGATATATTCAGAATTAAATTAATTTGCCTTTTAGTAGATTTACttacattttattactttgtaaaaTAGTTTCCAATGACACATTGTGTACTTCATTTAGGCCCAATATATTGAGAATTGCAGTTTATGTGCCTATTTTTACTGAACAAATCGCAATTATGTTTACTTCTATGTGATTTCTATTACAGGAGATCAAACTCGTGTTAGTTTTTGTTTTCTGCGCCTGTGTTTGCTTTGCAAATGGCTGTAACAGAAGTTCAAGCGGCAATAACAATTGTTCAGGTGGTTCATGTAATAGTGGCAGGTCACTAACAAAGTACGCCAGAAGCCAAGAAGGAAATGCTGAAAAGGTAGAACTATTTATAAAAGAGATAGTTCAGCGTTATATAATATGAATTATCTACACTTTATTCATTATATGATAAAATCAGTAATATATGCGGGTGCGGGTTTGAAACAACTTCACTTAGGACATTGATATAAGTCCGAGATACAAGCTTTAGTACTGCCGTTTGCGCTTATCTGTTTTGAGTTTTCTGCAAAACTTTAATTGATGCACatttcattttaccaaaaaaaaaaaaaaaaaaaaagatctactTTTTCgacaattttctttaaacttgaTAAAAACTATATGCTTTTCATTTCAGAAAGGACAAAGTTCCAAAACTGAGCTTCAAGGTGATCTATGTAATTTCAATAGGTA carries:
- the LOC123543901 gene encoding uncharacterized protein LOC123543901, with the protein product MEIKLVLVFVFCACVCFANGCNRSSSGNNNCSGGSCNSGRSLTKYARSQEGNAEKKGQSSKTELQGDLCNFNRYDINLDGVIEKDEVLAIISTSAKTDAVFAVLDLMKDNKAVTRDEFYALVPMFIDECSDSHKE